A DNA window from Jaculus jaculus isolate mJacJac1 chromosome 1, mJacJac1.mat.Y.cur, whole genome shotgun sequence contains the following coding sequences:
- the Maf gene encoding transcription factor Maf — MASELAMSNSDLPTSPLAMEYVNDFDLMKFEVKKEPVETDRIISQCGRLIAGGSLSSTPMSTPCSSVPPSPSFSAPSPGSGSEQKAHLEDYYWMTGYPQQLNPEALGFSPEDAVEALISNSHQLQGGFDGYARGAQQLAAAAGAGAGASLGGSGEEMGPAAAVVSAVIAAAAAQSGAGPHYHHHHHHAAAHHHHPTAGAPGASAGGGGGGGASSSAGGAGGGGPASAGGGGGGGGGGGGGGGAAGAGGALHPHHAAGGLHFDDRFSDEQLVTMSVRELNRQLRGVSKEEVIRLKQKRRTLKNRGYAQSCRFKRVQQRHVLESEKNQLLQQVDHLKQEISRLVRERDAYKEKYEKLVSSGFRENGSSSDNPSSPEFFITEPTRKLEPSVGYATFWKPQQCTPSVFIR, encoded by the exons ATGGCATCAGAACTGGCAATGAGCAACTCCGACCTGCCCACCAGTCCCCTGGCCATGGAATATGTTAATGACTTCGATCTGATGAAGTTTGAAGTGAAAAAGGAGCCGGTGGAGACCGACCGCATCATCAGCCAGTGCGGCCGTCTCATCGCCGGGGGCTCGCTGTCCTCCACCCCCATGAGCACGCCCTGCAGCTCGGTGCCCCCTTCCCCCAGCTTCTCGGCGCCCAGCCCGGGCTCGGGCAGCGAGCAGAAGGCGCACCTGGAAGACTACTACTGGATGACCGGCTACCCGCAGCAGCTGAACCCCGAGGCGCTGGGCTTCAGCCCCGAGGACGCGGTCGAGGCGCTCATCAGCAACAGTCACCAGCTCCAGGGCGGCTTCGATGGCTACGCGCGCGGGGCGCAGCAGCTGGCCGCGGCGGCCGGGGCCGGCGCCGGCGCCTCCCTGGGCGGCAGCGGCGAGGAGATGGGCCCCGCCGCCGCCGTGGTGTCCGCCGTGATCGCCGCGGCGGCGGCGCAGAGCGGCGCGGGCCCGCactaccatcatcaccaccaccacgccgcagctcaccaccaccacccgacGGCCGGTGCGCCCGGAGCCTCggcaggcggcggcggcggcggaggcgcgTCCTCCTCGGCGGGCGGCGCGGGCGGCGGGGGCCCGGCCAGCGCCGggggcggcggcggaggcggcggcggagGTGGCGGCGGCGGGGgtgcggcgggggcggggggcgccCTGCACCCGCACCACGCGGCGGGAGGCCTGCACTTCGACGACCGCTTCTCCGATGAGCAGCTGGTGACCATGTCGGTGCGCGAGCTGAACCGGCAGCTGCGCGGGGTCAGCAAGGAGGAGGTGATCCGGCTGAAGCAGAAGAGGCGGACCCTGAAAAACCGCGGCTATGCCCAGTCCTGCCGCTTCAAGAGGGTGCAGCAGAGACACGTCCTGGAGTCCGAGAAGAACCAGCTGCTGCAGCAGGTCGACCACCTCAAGCAGGAGATCTCCAGGCTGGTGCGAGAGAGGGACGCCTACAAGGAGAAATACGAGAAGTTGGTGAGCAGCGGCTTCCGAGAAAACGGCTCGAGCAGCGACAACCCGTCCTCTCCCGAGTTTTTCAT AACTGAGCCCACTCGCAAGTTGGAGCCATCAGTGGGATACGCCACATTTTGGAAGCCCCAGCAATGTACACCCAGTGTGTTCATAAGATGA